In Argonema galeatum A003/A1, one DNA window encodes the following:
- a CDS encoding macro domain-containing protein — MLTNYIQAAMRLAKYEILSADGSFSGEIPGFEGVWANGSTLEECRDELQSALEDWILVKIADRLPLPIVDGIEVKGEDYNINSQPANVLANIKPESAIDDLSYERSADLSKSSKSSIWNRISIIKGDITKQRVDAIVNTTDPYFSGSGVVDAAIHRAAGDELREECDRLNRSSRSEAKITSGYNLPARWVIHTVAPLWQKGNNNEDRMLAVAECYRNSLALAEEYSIKTIAFPAISRGLLGFPRGIAARIAVREVKGFLEKNSSVEKVVFVCLEEKYYNHYLNAVKEIIE; from the coding sequence ATGTTAACAAATTACATACAAGCGGCGATGCGCCTAGCTAAATACGAAATCCTCAGCGCTGATGGCAGCTTCTCTGGGGAAATTCCAGGGTTTGAAGGAGTTTGGGCTAATGGTTCTACTCTGGAAGAATGCCGAGACGAATTGCAGTCAGCGTTAGAAGATTGGATTTTGGTAAAAATTGCCGATCGCCTGCCTTTGCCAATTGTAGATGGAATTGAAGTAAAAGGTGAAGATTATAACATTAACTCACAACCAGCTAATGTTTTAGCCAATATTAAGCCAGAAAGTGCAATTGATGACCTCAGTTATGAGCGATCGGCAGACTTGTCTAAATCTAGCAAAAGCTCTATTTGGAATCGAATATCAATTATTAAAGGTGATATTACTAAACAACGGGTGGATGCGATCGTCAACACTACCGATCCATACTTTTCGGGTAGTGGTGTTGTAGATGCTGCTATTCACCGTGCAGCGGGTGATGAGCTTCGAGAAGAATGCGATCGACTAAATCGGTCTTCTAGAAGTGAAGCTAAAATTACCAGTGGTTATAACCTCCCAGCACGGTGGGTCATTCATACAGTTGCGCCCCTCTGGCAGAAGGGTAATAATAATGAGGATCGGATGTTAGCCGTGGCTGAATGCTATCGGAACAGCTTGGCTTTGGCTGAAGAATACTCGATAAAAACGATCGCTTTTCCAGCCATCAGCAGAGGACTGTTGGGTTTTCCAAGGGGAATAGCCGCTAGAATTGCTGTCCGTGAAGTTAAAGGTTTTCTTGAGAAGAATAGTTCGGTTGAGAAGGTGGTTTTTGTTTGTTTGGAGGAAAAATATTACAATCACTACTTGAATGCTGTCAAAGAAATTATTGAATAA
- a CDS encoding GUN4 domain-containing protein: protein MLEKTLGGRYQIISHLGGGGFGTTFVAVDRHLPGNPQCVVKQLKPKTADNPSALQAARRLFNREAEVLYQLGNHDRIPRLFAHFEEEQEFYLVQEFVEGHELKQELSAGQQLNEAQVIILLRELVEILVFVHQQNVIHRDIKPSNLIRRRQDGKVVLIDFGAVKQFSSQVINSEGETSLTIAVGSPGYMPNEQMAGKPRFCSDIFAVGIIGIQAITGISPRKLPEDPRTCEIVWRNFVQISSEFADVLDKMVRYDFRQRYQSADEALLALNAISTISLTPALPIALTGVSSDINSLPTETILSDDLSSECGIDYSRFRDLLATEKWQEADEETRDLMLKVFRKETKDWLSKEEMEKFPCLDLRTIDRLWVKYSKGHFGFSVQQRIWQSIGGKPDADYTTYCHFVDRIGWRVELNWLSWFDLTFSLNAPEGHLPVGLGRGMVGFGLAFFSRLEACGLDEQTDVLSNIKLENPTDDLSSERGVGYTQLRDLLAAGNWKEADRETKSVILQAVGREQEGRLIVEDMEKLPCSDLRTIDNLWVKYSNGRFGFSVQRRIWENMGGKKDAMRDADYQIWRNFGEQVGWRVNGSWLNTDELNFTLKAAVGNLPTLPNRRWWELSYYLISRRVEACGLNEPIDVSSNIKEENPTDNLNYDRGVDSDRQSQNSISSRIAIVKGDITKQQVDAIVNTTDLYFSGSGAVDAAIHRAAGDELREECVRLEGCARGKAKITNGYNLPARWVIHTVGPLWVRGSNNEDMMLVLAQCYRNSLALAEKYSIRTIAFPAISTGELGFPMKLASRIAVSEVKGFLESNTSVEKVVFVCFEQKSYDCYLTAVKEIIE from the coding sequence ATGCTGGAGAAAACACTGGGTGGGCGCTACCAAATTATCAGTCACTTGGGAGGAGGAGGTTTCGGTACTACCTTCGTAGCGGTGGATAGGCATCTACCCGGCAATCCTCAGTGCGTTGTCAAGCAACTGAAGCCGAAAACTGCCGACAATCCATCGGCTTTGCAGGCGGCAAGGCGGTTGTTTAATCGGGAAGCAGAAGTTTTATATCAGTTGGGAAATCACGATCGCATTCCGCGACTTTTTGCCCACTTTGAAGAAGAACAAGAATTTTATTTAGTTCAAGAATTCGTTGAAGGACACGAACTTAAGCAGGAATTGTCAGCGGGTCAGCAATTAAATGAAGCTCAAGTTATTATTCTGTTGCGCGAGCTTGTGGAAATTTTAGTGTTTGTCCATCAACAAAATGTAATTCATCGAGATATCAAACCTTCTAATTTAATTCGGCGCAGGCAAGATGGAAAGGTGGTTCTGATTGATTTTGGTGCGGTCAAACAATTCAGTTCTCAGGTGATTAATTCGGAAGGTGAGACTAGCTTAACTATTGCTGTTGGTTCACCAGGATATATGCCAAACGAACAGATGGCAGGTAAGCCGCGTTTTTGCAGCGATATTTTTGCTGTGGGAATCATTGGTATCCAAGCTATCACGGGGATAAGTCCCAGGAAATTACCGGAAGATCCCAGAACTTGCGAAATTGTTTGGCGCAATTTTGTACAAATTAGTTCTGAGTTTGCTGATGTTTTAGATAAGATGGTGCGCTACGACTTTCGTCAGCGTTACCAATCGGCTGATGAAGCGTTGTTAGCGCTCAATGCTATATCGACAATATCTTTAACGCCAGCACTACCAATAGCGTTAACAGGTGTTAGTTCCGACATTAACTCATTACCAACGGAAACGATACTTTCCGACGATCTTAGTTCTGAGTGTGGAATAGACTACTCTCGGTTCCGGGATCTACTAGCTACTGAAAAATGGCAAGAGGCTGATGAGGAAACTAGAGATTTGATGCTCAAGGTATTTCGTAAAGAGACTAAAGACTGGCTCAGTAAAGAAGAAATGGAGAAGTTTCCTTGTTTGGATCTCCGCACTATCGATCGACTATGGGTAAAGTACAGTAAAGGACATTTCGGCTTTAGCGTGCAGCAGCGCATCTGGCAAAGTATTGGTGGGAAACCCGACGCAGATTACACAACATATTGTCATTTCGTCGATCGTATAGGTTGGCGTGTGGAGCTAAACTGGCTTTCTTGGTTTGATCTCACTTTCTCCTTAAACGCTCCAGAGGGACATTTACCTGTAGGATTAGGGCGAGGGATGGTAGGTTTTGGGTTGGCTTTCTTTTCTCGCCTCGAAGCTTGTGGATTGGACGAGCAAACTGATGTTTTGTCCAACATCAAGCTAGAAAATCCAACTGATGACCTCAGTTCTGAACGAGGAGTAGGCTATACGCAGTTACGGGATTTACTAGCAGCAGGAAATTGGAAAGAAGCCGATCGCGAAACTAAATCTGTCATACTTCAGGCAGTTGGTCGAGAACAGGAAGGTCGGCTGATAGTAGAAGATATGGAAAAATTACCCTGCTCTGACTTACGCACGATCGACAATCTCTGGGTGAAATACAGCAACGGTCGCTTCGGTTTTAGCGTGCAGAGGCGTATTTGGGAAAATATGGGGGGGAAAAAGGATGCAATGAGGGATGCAGATTATCAAATCTGGCGCAATTTTGGCGAACAAGTGGGATGGCGCGTCAATGGCTCTTGGTTAAATACGGATGAACTTAATTTCACATTAAAGGCTGCTGTCGGTAATCTACCGACACTTCCCAATCGCAGGTGGTGGGAGTTGAGCTATTATCTTATCTCTCGTCGCGTTGAGGCTTGTGGATTGAACGAGCCAATTGATGTTTCGTCTAACATTAAAGAAGAAAATCCAACTGATAACCTTAATTACGATCGGGGAGTAGACTCCGATCGGCAGAGCCAAAATTCTATTAGCAGCCGAATAGCGATCGTTAAAGGTGATATTACTAAACAACAGGTGGATGCGATCGTCAACACTACCGATCTATACTTTTCGGGTAGTGGTGCTGTAGATGCTGCCATCCACCGTGCAGCGGGTGATGAGCTTCGAGAAGAATGCGTTCGACTAGAGGGATGCGCTAGAGGTAAAGCCAAAATTACCAATGGTTATAACCTACCAGCACGGTGGGTTATTCATACAGTTGGTCCCCTATGGGTGAGGGGCAGTAATAACGAAGATATGATGTTGGTGTTGGCTCAATGCTATCGAAACTCCTTGGCCTTAGCTGAAAAATACTCTATACGAACAATTGCTTTTCCAGCCATCAGCACAGGAGAATTGGGTTTTCCAATGAAACTAGCATCTAGAATTGCTGTCAGCGAAGTTAAAGGTTTTCTTGAGAGTAATACTTCTGTTGAGAAGGTAGTCTTTGTTTGTTTTGAGCAAAAGTCTTACGATTGTTACTTGACTGCTGTAAAAGAAATTATTGAATAA
- a CDS encoding GNAT family N-acetyltransferase: protein MIINATINDANEIARIHVEAWRAAYKGIVPDSYLLNLSIEKRTKNWHNALSKSTNGTMLALNQSDRIVGWVSFGSCRDDDGMGIGEINAIYLLPDHWGKKIGKELMIFAESELTNMGYKVITLWVLELNHRARRFYEKLGYKYDGTAKKHNFDGLVLDEYRYRKTAQQGDALEELREDEDS from the coding sequence ATGATTATAAACGCAACCATTAATGATGCGAATGAAATCGCTCGCATTCATGTCGAGGCATGGCGTGCCGCCTACAAAGGAATTGTTCCTGACTCCTATCTTCTGAACTTGTCTATTGAAAAAAGAACAAAGAATTGGCATAATGCACTCTCGAAATCAACAAATGGGACAATGCTTGCATTAAATCAGAGCGATAGAATTGTTGGCTGGGTATCCTTTGGTTCATGTCGCGACGATGATGGGATGGGTATAGGTGAAATAAACGCGATTTACCTATTGCCCGATCATTGGGGAAAGAAAATTGGAAAAGAACTGATGATTTTTGCTGAAAGTGAACTTACCAATATGGGCTATAAGGTAATAACCCTCTGGGTACTTGAATTAAATCATAGGGCTAGACGATTTTACGAAAAACTAGGATATAAATATGATGGCACCGCAAAAAAGCATAATTTTGATGGCCTTGTTTTGGATGAATACAGATATAGAAAAACTGCCCAACAAGGCGATGCACTCGAAGAGCTAAGGGAGGACGAGGATTCATGA
- a CDS encoding DUF262 domain-containing protein, with the protein MEASTTIRKMMAGNKIVVPSYQRAYSWDTPVEKTDRNTQIDVFLSDLEEYSKSNVDSPYYFGHFLFEAKNQEFYVIDGQQRLTTIVIFFSALFAKLKTIKNLSEDEETCYEDIVKRRSTIRFSTVDYDKWNCAQLELKPTIRKPFER; encoded by the coding sequence ATGGAAGCATCAACAACGATTAGAAAAATGATGGCTGGTAACAAAATAGTTGTGCCATCCTATCAGCGTGCGTACTCATGGGATACCCCCGTTGAGAAGACAGACAGGAATACTCAGATTGATGTATTTCTGTCAGACTTGGAAGAATACAGTAAAAGCAATGTAGATAGTCCGTATTATTTTGGTCACTTTCTTTTTGAGGCAAAAAATCAAGAATTTTATGTGATAGACGGGCAACAGCGTCTGACAACCATTGTTATATTTTTTTCTGCTCTTTTTGCAAAGCTGAAAACTATAAAAAATCTGAGCGAGGATGAAGAAACCTGTTATGAGGACATAGTTAAACGGCGCAGTACAATACGCTTTTCCACTGTGGATTACGACAAATGGAATTGCGCCCAATTAGAACTGAAACCGACTATCAGGAAGCCCTTCGAGAGATAG
- a CDS encoding helix-turn-helix domain-containing protein — translation MELRPIRTETDYQEALREIELLFNAAPNTPEYDRLDILSTLVEAYEKKQIPIAIPDPIEAIHYYMETRGWSRRDLEPCLGSRARVSEVLSRKRSLTLEMIRKLNQELGIPAEILIQPYESVQIPA, via the coding sequence ATGGAATTGCGCCCAATTAGAACTGAAACCGACTATCAGGAAGCCCTTCGAGAGATAGAGTTACTATTTAATGCCGCCCCAAACACTCCTGAGTACGATCGATTAGATATACTCAGCACCTTAGTGGAAGCCTACGAGAAGAAACAGATTCCGATTGCAATCCCCGATCCGATCGAAGCGATTCATTATTACATGGAAACTCGTGGATGGTCTCGTCGCGATCTGGAGCCATGTCTCGGTAGTCGGGCTAGGGTATCTGAGGTGTTATCTCGTAAACGTTCCTTGACCTTGGAGATGATTCGGAAGTTGAATCAAGAACTGGGGATTCCCGCTGAGATTCTTATCCAACCCTACGAGTCGGTACAAATCCCCGCGTAA
- a CDS encoding type II toxin-antitoxin system RelE family toxin encodes MKSSVTKAFRKKLDELPASVQEQAGKAYALWRSDPYHNSLQFKRVSQRQPIYSARVSLDYRVLGLLEDDRTNPLSITGRWCKISSAARKAICAIDFHDKTAAIQN; translated from the coding sequence ATGAAATCAAGTGTCACGAAAGCATTTCGCAAGAAACTTGATGAGCTTCCTGCATCAGTTCAAGAGCAAGCTGGCAAAGCTTATGCTCTTTGGCGTTCAGACCCCTACCACAATAGTCTTCAGTTCAAACGGGTTAGCCAGCGCCAGCCAATTTATTCGGCTCGTGTTAGTTTGGACTACCGAGTTCTTGGCTTGTTGGAGGACGATCGCACAAACCCCCTATCAATAACCGGACGTTGGTGTAAAATCTCCTCAGCCGCCAGAAAGGCTATATGCGCGATCGACTTTCACGACAAAACTGCGGCAATCCAGAACTAG
- a CDS encoding DNA-methyltransferase, translating to MTKPPLNEVLIGDCREVMKSLPENYVSACITDPPYNYEFIGHKWDNSEIQRRMERINSKENKTLVKNIPYGSGLAGGVRNERWYERNRNNILDYEKWCFEWGEELFRICKPGATVLVFNSTRTVAHVQVALESAGFYARDIVVYKRPSGIPKGVNIKQQLEKKGYENSEKWDGWHSCLRNEWEAICVLQKPLVNNYLETLLEYGTGLFYTKDNFGGFQSNILEGIQRDKTEDFNVHCTVKPIALMRKLVEIFVPRLDDSILIDPFAGSGTTLLAAKELGISYVGVEIVPDYIEIINKRLDNFSGLQGILPLFQ from the coding sequence ATGACAAAACCTCCCTTAAATGAAGTATTGATTGGTGACTGTCGTGAAGTGATGAAGTCACTGCCAGAAAATTACGTTTCTGCCTGTATCACCGATCCACCTTATAACTATGAATTTATTGGTCACAAATGGGATAACTCAGAAATTCAAAGGCGTATGGAAAGAATCAATAGTAAGGAAAATAAAACGCTTGTCAAGAACATTCCCTATGGCAGCGGTTTAGCTGGTGGAGTCAGAAACGAAAGATGGTATGAAAGGAATCGTAACAACATTCTGGATTATGAGAAGTGGTGCTTCGAGTGGGGTGAGGAGCTTTTTCGGATCTGCAAACCTGGTGCGACAGTTTTAGTTTTTAACAGCACGCGAACTGTTGCTCACGTACAAGTGGCACTTGAAAGTGCTGGGTTCTATGCGAGAGATATTGTTGTTTATAAAAGACCAAGTGGCATCCCTAAAGGTGTCAACATTAAGCAACAGTTGGAGAAGAAAGGATATGAAAATTCAGAGAAATGGGATGGTTGGCACAGTTGTCTGAGAAATGAATGGGAAGCAATTTGTGTGCTTCAAAAACCACTTGTCAATAATTATCTAGAAACTTTATTAGAGTACGGTACTGGTCTTTTTTACACTAAAGATAATTTCGGTGGTTTTCAATCAAATATTCTAGAGGGTATACAACGCGATAAAACCGAAGATTTTAATGTTCATTGCACAGTGAAACCAATTGCCCTAATGAGAAAGTTGGTAGAAATATTTGTGCCACGTTTGGACGACTCTATTCTCATCGATCCTTTTGCGGGGTCAGGAACTACATTGCTGGCGGCAAAGGAACTTGGCATTAGTTATGTTGGAGTTGAAATAGTACCTGACTACATAGAAATCATTAACAAACGCCTTGATAATTTCAGCGGTTTACAGGGAATTCTCCCACTCTTTCAGTGA
- a CDS encoding helix-turn-helix domain-containing protein: MDITEQFGKRVRHFRNLRNLSQDQLAELSELHRTYIGSVERGERNITLLNAKKIANALSVSLAELVTDDD; this comes from the coding sequence ATGGATATTACAGAGCAATTTGGTAAGAGAGTTAGACATTTCAGAAATCTCAGAAATCTTTCGCAAGATCAGCTTGCAGAACTATCTGAATTACACCGTACTTATATTGGCTCGGTTGAACGAGGAGAAAGAAACATAACCCTCCTTAATGCCAAGAAAATAGCTAATGCACTATCTGTGAGCCTAGCTGAACTGGTAACAGATGATGACTGA
- a CDS encoding secondary thiamine-phosphate synthase enzyme YjbQ translates to MKIINEIIYLETEKGIGIYNITPEIEKLLQVNSIKNGQVLVFSRHTTTALAINENEERLLEDVKVHLGKLAPESDKYLHNDLHLRKNIPDDEPMNAHSHLMAMMLSTSEVIPVVDGQLALGTWQSVLFFDLDGPRKRTVFVQISGI, encoded by the coding sequence ATGAAAATTATAAACGAGATAATTTATCTAGAAACAGAAAAGGGAATTGGCATCTATAACATTACCCCTGAAATCGAGAAACTGCTTCAGGTCAATTCCATCAAAAATGGTCAAGTTTTGGTATTCTCCCGACACACGACCACAGCATTAGCAATCAACGAAAACGAAGAAAGATTGCTAGAAGATGTGAAAGTACATCTAGGAAAATTAGCGCCAGAATCAGATAAATACTTACACAACGACCTGCATTTAAGAAAAAATATCCCCGATGATGAGCCTATGAACGCTCACTCTCACCTCATGGCGATGATGCTAAGCACCAGCGAAGTAATTCCTGTTGTAGATGGACAATTAGCATTAGGAACATGGCAATCTGTGTTATTTTTTGATTTAGATGGCCCCCGGAAAAGGACTGTATTTGTCCAAATAAGCGGGATCTAA
- a CDS encoding ABC-ATPase domain-containing protein: MANQEKLRQQLLQLDGRGYKAYRDTEGSYEFPDFTLSIDRTQGDPFASPSHVRVKVSGEIAGFPHQLYQTKSSAIALRDYLTRQFDNYAHSISKRRGTGNSGLIGIVRTGQEVLERSSVLIDDELVEVRFVVGLPAGGRRILGLQAAEMLCEQIPQLVDRTLKYSHLDPQKIQRHVETVEDADWLRQQLAERGLVAFIPNGAILPRRSGVDDQPLQSQAVAFQSPKSLQVEFNCPNQGLIVGMGVPAGITLIVGGGYHGKSTLLRAIELGVYNHIPNDGREFAVTHPAAVKIRAEDGRSIVGVDISPFINHLPQGKSTTNFSTTNASGSTSQAANIMEALETGAKVLLVDEDTAATNFMIRDKRMQALIAKDKEPITPFIDKVRQLYTDYGVSTILVMGGSGDYFEVADTVIAMQNFQPEDVTAKAKAIAQQYTYLRTPEGGQEFGQITARIPLPESIDPSYRQKQVRLKIRDVDEMVFGTEDIDLSAVEQIIDTAQSRAIAAAMVYAVRRYIDSKRTLAEILTLVMADIESQGLDILTPFPQCDLAIFRQFELAAAINRLRSLGVR, translated from the coding sequence ATGGCTAATCAAGAAAAATTGCGTCAGCAGCTACTACAATTAGATGGTCGTGGTTATAAAGCTTACCGAGATACTGAAGGAAGCTACGAATTTCCCGACTTCACTTTATCGATCGATCGCACTCAGGGAGATCCATTCGCCTCCCCCAGTCACGTGCGGGTAAAGGTTTCGGGGGAAATCGCTGGTTTTCCCCATCAACTATATCAAACCAAAAGCAGTGCGATCGCACTGCGCGATTACCTAACTCGTCAGTTTGATAACTATGCCCATAGTATCAGCAAGAGACGCGGCACCGGAAACAGCGGTTTAATTGGAATTGTCCGTACAGGACAAGAAGTTTTAGAACGCAGTTCTGTTTTAATCGACGATGAATTAGTTGAAGTGCGGTTTGTTGTCGGTTTACCCGCAGGTGGGCGACGCATCTTGGGGCTACAAGCTGCCGAAATGCTCTGCGAACAAATACCTCAGCTTGTTGACCGAACCCTTAAATATTCTCACCTAGATCCTCAAAAAATTCAACGTCATGTAGAAACAGTTGAGGATGCAGATTGGTTGAGGCAGCAATTAGCAGAACGGGGTTTAGTTGCTTTCATTCCCAATGGTGCAATTTTACCACGACGCAGCGGCGTCGATGACCAACCTTTGCAAAGTCAAGCCGTAGCATTTCAATCCCCAAAATCGTTGCAAGTTGAATTCAATTGTCCCAATCAAGGTTTAATTGTTGGTATGGGTGTACCAGCAGGAATAACTTTGATTGTCGGCGGTGGATATCACGGTAAATCCACATTGCTGAGAGCAATTGAATTAGGAGTTTACAACCATATTCCTAACGATGGACGAGAGTTTGCGGTAACGCATCCAGCAGCGGTGAAAATTCGAGCCGAAGATGGAAGGAGTATTGTTGGTGTAGATATTTCTCCTTTTATTAACCATCTTCCCCAAGGCAAATCTACAACCAACTTCTCGACAACTAATGCTAGCGGTAGCACATCACAAGCGGCCAACATTATGGAAGCGTTGGAAACTGGTGCCAAAGTCCTGTTGGTGGATGAAGATACTGCTGCTACCAATTTTATGATCCGCGACAAAAGAATGCAAGCACTTATTGCCAAAGATAAGGAACCGATTACGCCATTTATTGATAAAGTGCGACAGTTATATACAGATTACGGCGTATCTACAATTTTGGTGATGGGTGGTAGTGGCGATTACTTTGAAGTTGCGGATACAGTAATCGCGATGCAGAATTTCCAACCTGAAGATGTGACAGCAAAAGCAAAAGCGATCGCACAACAATACACCTACCTACGCACTCCAGAAGGTGGCCAAGAATTCGGGCAAATTACTGCACGAATACCGCTACCAGAAAGCATTGACCCCAGCTATCGTCAGAAACAAGTGCGGTTGAAAATTCGGGATGTAGATGAGATGGTTTTTGGTACAGAAGATATCGACTTATCAGCTGTCGAACAAATTATCGATACCGCGCAATCGAGAGCGATCGCAGCTGCAATGGTTTATGCAGTGCGGCGATACATAGATAGCAAACGCACATTAGCAGAAATTCTGACTCTTGTCATGGCGGATATCGAATCCCAAGGATTGGATATTTTGACACCTTTCCCTCAATGCGATTTAGCAATCTTCCGCCAATTCGAGTTAGCTGCTGCTATTAATCGGTTGCGATCGCTTGGCGTGCGTTAG
- a CDS encoding AAA family ATPase → MSKNPQQPEASAAVLGGQNAPHAALIQQLDLMIRARYPLLYIVAAEEEPVEEVLHQVAAQQNQRKLLFWDIVRGWDDNGADKGSVIAALARIGKATGQEATIFVLRDLHPVLRNPYTDKNAPVVRELRNLTRTLKRNRQTLILTSHTLELPSELREETTVIDFPLPDVKEINYLISQLVVPEKLKVSGLAKEQLIKACQGLSRARIGRVLAKALAAKQQVDDTDIVGVLEEKKQAIRQTEILEFFTTRESLKNVGGLENLKQWVRMRQDAFTEEARRYGIPNPKGVLLVGIQGTGKSLSAKTIANEWRLPLLRLDTGRLFGGIVGESESRVRQLIQISEAIAPCVLWIDEIDKAFGNISAGVDGDSGTSRRVFGSLITWMQEKTTPVFIVATANNVRILPAELLRKGRFDEIFFLNLPTEVERMDIFKVHLQRLRPSRMREFDLSLLARSAKNFSGAEIEQVIVDAMYRAFGRERQDFTTIDILRSIEETVPLAAIARHQIEELKRWAAEAGARTASNDTRLMEELKQFTIQKGIGPLEVD, encoded by the coding sequence ATGAGCAAAAATCCGCAGCAACCAGAAGCATCTGCCGCCGTTTTAGGCGGACAAAATGCTCCCCATGCAGCATTAATACAACAGCTGGATCTAATGATTCGAGCGCGTTACCCGCTGCTGTACATTGTCGCCGCCGAAGAAGAACCAGTTGAAGAAGTGCTGCACCAAGTAGCCGCACAGCAAAATCAGCGTAAACTTTTGTTTTGGGATATCGTGCGCGGTTGGGATGACAATGGTGCCGATAAAGGCTCTGTCATAGCGGCGTTAGCTAGAATTGGCAAAGCAACCGGACAAGAAGCGACTATTTTTGTGCTGCGGGATTTGCACCCGGTTTTGAGAAATCCCTACACAGATAAAAACGCGCCAGTAGTCAGGGAGTTGCGAAATTTGACGCGCACCTTAAAGCGCAATCGCCAAACTTTAATTCTGACTTCTCACACGCTGGAATTGCCATCTGAGTTGAGGGAAGAAACAACGGTGATTGACTTCCCTTTACCAGACGTGAAAGAAATTAATTATCTGATTAGCCAGCTAGTGGTGCCAGAAAAGCTGAAGGTGAGCGGGTTAGCTAAAGAACAACTAATTAAAGCTTGTCAGGGGTTGAGTAGAGCCAGAATTGGGCGGGTATTAGCTAAAGCTTTAGCCGCCAAACAACAAGTAGATGATACGGATATCGTCGGAGTACTGGAGGAGAAAAAGCAAGCAATTCGCCAAACCGAAATATTAGAGTTTTTCACAACAAGAGAATCGCTTAAAAATGTCGGCGGATTGGAAAATCTCAAGCAGTGGGTGCGGATGCGGCAAGATGCTTTTACTGAAGAAGCAAGACGTTACGGCATTCCCAATCCCAAAGGCGTTTTACTTGTTGGGATTCAAGGTACTGGTAAATCGCTTTCAGCTAAAACGATCGCAAACGAGTGGCGACTGCCTTTGTTGCGTTTAGATACTGGGCGATTGTTTGGTGGAATTGTGGGGGAAAGTGAAAGTCGCGTGCGACAGTTGATTCAAATATCTGAAGCTATTGCACCCTGCGTTTTGTGGATTGATGAAATTGATAAGGCGTTCGGCAATATCTCTGCTGGCGTCGATGGAGATTCGGGTACTTCGCGACGGGTATTCGGTAGTTTGATTACTTGGATGCAGGAGAAAACAACTCCAGTGTTTATTGTGGCGACGGCGAATAATGTGCGAATTTTGCCTGCTGAGTTGTTGCGAAAGGGGAGATTTGATGAAATTTTCTTTTTGAATTTGCCTACGGAAGTTGAGCGAATGGATATTTTTAAAGTGCATTTGCAGCGGTTGCGCCCCAGTCGGATGCGGGAGTTCGATCTGTCGTTGTTGGCTAGAAGTGCGAAGAATTTCAGCGGCGCAGAAATTGAGCAAGTAATTGTGGATGCTATGTACCGGGCGTTTGGAAGAGAAAGGCAAGATTTCACTACTATAGATATTTTGCGATCGATCGAGGAGACAGTGCCACTGGCTGCGATCGCACGTCACCAAATTGAGGAATTGAAGCGCTGGGCGGCAGAAGCGGGTGCCAGAACGGCTTCTAACGATACTCGTTTAATGGAGGAATTGAAGCAATTTACCATCCAAAAAGGTATCGGGCCACTGGAAGTAGATTGA
- a CDS encoding DUF1257 domain-containing protein, translating into MSHFTSIKTEIRDVNALVKALEDVGFKDRVEVHEEAHKLYGFQGDLREETAEVVIRRQYLGSASNDIGFKKQEDDSYEAVISSYDRAYKYSQQWLNQLTQRYGYHILMATVPEQGFTIEEEETLEDGTIRVLVARWV; encoded by the coding sequence ATGTCACATTTCACTTCCATCAAAACAGAGATCAGAGATGTCAACGCGCTGGTGAAGGCGTTAGAAGATGTGGGTTTCAAAGATCGGGTTGAAGTTCACGAAGAAGCCCATAAACTTTACGGTTTTCAGGGCGATTTACGAGAGGAAACGGCAGAAGTGGTTATCCGCCGCCAATACCTGGGTTCTGCAAGCAACGATATCGGCTTCAAGAAGCAGGAGGATGACAGCTATGAAGCGGTGATTTCTTCATACGATCGGGCCTACAAGTATTCCCAGCAATGGCTGAACCAATTAACTCAGCGCTACGGTTATCATATACTGATGGCGACAGTACCAGAGCAAGGGTTTACCATTGAAGAAGAAGAAACTTTAGAAGATGGTACGATTCGCGTACTGGTAGCACGCTGGGTGTAA